The Tardiphaga alba genome includes a window with the following:
- a CDS encoding MaoC family dehydratase, which translates to MTQAQVFETDFWKDANLRKVWDEIVPGEPRKTLPYVLTKEAIQLYCRSVGEDHPLYFDEAYAKASPYKGLIAPPSIHILLMFSCTPADDWMRTPGTVNAGQSWSYNIPARPGDTITLQARALDKFIKRERLFVVHDNVFFNQHGDVICSGRGQTIRPM; encoded by the coding sequence ATGACGCAAGCGCAAGTTTTTGAGACCGATTTCTGGAAGGACGCGAATCTGCGGAAGGTCTGGGACGAGATCGTCCCGGGCGAGCCCCGCAAGACGCTGCCTTATGTGCTGACCAAGGAAGCGATCCAGCTGTATTGCCGCTCGGTCGGTGAGGATCATCCATTATATTTCGACGAAGCTTACGCGAAGGCGTCGCCCTACAAGGGGCTGATCGCGCCGCCCTCGATCCATATCCTGCTGATGTTCTCGTGCACGCCCGCCGACGATTGGATGAGGACGCCGGGCACGGTGAATGCAGGCCAGTCCTGGAGCTACAACATCCCCGCGCGGCCGGGCGACACGATCACGTTGCAGGCGCGTGCGCTGGACAAGTTCATCAAGCGCGAGCGCCTGTTCGTGGTCCACGATAACGTGTTCTTCAATCAGCATGGCGACGTCATCTGCTCTGGCCGCGGCCAAACCATTCGTCCGATGTAA
- a CDS encoding IclR family transcriptional regulator domain-containing protein yields the protein MAKDSDGFVRAIARGFATVEALGKPPGRHTLSEVAVIAGLSRATARRMLATLIVMKYCEVDGRYFSLRPRALGLGLSYLNALPYWGYAQRALEDLRNETGESCALAVLDETEIVYALRLPARRILSANLAVGSRLPANVVSLGRVLLAALPPDQRANYLATTEFKQITPRTVTDPAALERELQRVDAEGYGWIDGELDPAICGIAVPVRDHAGRVVAAISVNTISGTLSEAEAKEKYLVPLRRTAQDIRTQTSQAG from the coding sequence TTGGCCAAGGACAGTGATGGATTCGTCCGCGCGATTGCGCGCGGCTTCGCGACGGTAGAGGCACTCGGAAAGCCGCCGGGACGACATACGCTGTCAGAGGTGGCCGTCATTGCGGGCCTCAGCCGCGCCACGGCCCGCCGCATGCTCGCGACATTGATCGTGATGAAATACTGCGAAGTCGATGGCCGCTATTTCAGCCTGCGCCCGCGCGCGCTCGGCCTCGGCCTCTCTTACCTCAACGCTCTCCCTTATTGGGGCTATGCGCAGCGCGCGCTGGAAGACCTGCGCAACGAGACCGGCGAATCCTGCGCGCTCGCTGTGCTCGACGAAACCGAGATCGTCTATGCATTGCGTCTGCCGGCGCGACGCATCCTGTCCGCCAATCTCGCCGTCGGCAGTCGGCTGCCTGCGAATGTCGTCTCGCTCGGCCGCGTATTGCTCGCAGCGCTGCCACCGGATCAGCGCGCGAACTATCTCGCCACGACGGAATTCAAGCAGATCACCCCGCGCACGGTGACGGATCCCGCAGCTCTGGAGCGCGAATTGCAACGCGTCGATGCCGAGGGTTATGGCTGGATCGACGGCGAACTCGATCCCGCCATCTGCGGCATCGCCGTGCCGGTGCGCGACCATGCCGGCCGCGTGGTGGCGGCGATCAGCGTCAATACGATTTCGGGCACGCTGAGCGAAGCGGAAGCGAAAGAGAAATATCTCGTACCGCTACGCAGGACCGCGCAGGATATTCGGACACAGACCTCGCAGGCGGGGTGA
- a CDS encoding PepSY-associated TM helix domain-containing protein — MTPRTIRIWSWLHRWTSLVCTLFALMLCITGLPLIFKDELGPDLKLETTTTAPGTASIDDIIARAQAARPGQVVPYLFYDRDHPIVKVPTSPLMTTDPSDFHYQVFDTRTGRQIEITQPNEGFLYIMLRLHLDLFAGIGGTLFLGVMGLLLCIAIVSGVVLYGPFTRRLDFGAVRRGKPQRTWLDLHNLLGIGTLAWFAVVSFTGVINTLAAPIEMAWQANQLVEMAAQAKPADDPTKRARIGDVLREVRTAVPGMNVMTVAFPGTPFATPSHVAIFLTGNTPITSRILKPALADATTGQIVSVRDMPWYATALFMSQPLHFGDYGGLSLKIIWALLDVVTIVVLISGLYLWWAKRRRRRSTVTAIAGLQAVAR; from the coding sequence ATGACCCCGCGCACGATCCGCATCTGGTCATGGCTGCATCGCTGGACCAGCCTCGTCTGCACGCTGTTCGCGCTGATGCTGTGCATCACCGGTCTGCCGCTCATCTTCAAGGATGAACTCGGTCCCGACCTCAAGCTCGAAACCACCACGACAGCGCCGGGCACCGCATCCATCGACGACATCATCGCGCGCGCACAGGCGGCGCGGCCGGGGCAGGTTGTGCCCTATCTGTTTTACGATCGCGACCATCCCATCGTGAAAGTGCCGACATCGCCGCTGATGACCACCGATCCCAGCGACTTCCATTATCAGGTCTTCGACACCCGCACCGGCCGACAGATCGAAATCACGCAGCCCAATGAGGGCTTTCTCTACATCATGCTGCGGCTGCATCTCGATCTGTTCGCCGGCATCGGCGGCACGCTCTTCCTCGGCGTCATGGGGCTCCTGCTGTGCATCGCCATCGTCTCTGGCGTCGTGCTCTATGGCCCGTTCACGCGCCGTCTCGATTTCGGGGCTGTCAGACGCGGCAAGCCGCAGCGCACATGGCTCGATCTGCACAATCTGCTGGGTATCGGCACGCTGGCCTGGTTTGCCGTCGTCAGCTTCACCGGCGTGATCAACACATTGGCTGCGCCCATTGAGATGGCCTGGCAGGCCAATCAGCTCGTCGAGATGGCTGCACAGGCAAAGCCTGCAGATGATCCAACGAAGCGCGCGCGCATCGGCGACGTGCTGCGCGAGGTGCGCACTGCCGTGCCCGGCATGAATGTGATGACCGTCGCCTTCCCCGGCACGCCGTTCGCGACACCGTCCCATGTGGCGATCTTCCTCACCGGCAATACGCCGATCACCAGCCGCATCCTCAAGCCTGCGCTGGCTGATGCGACCACCGGGCAGATCGTCTCCGTGCGCGACATGCCCTGGTATGCAACAGCTCTCTTCATGTCGCAGCCATTGCATTTCGGCGACTATGGCGGCCTGTCGCTGAAGATCATCTGGGCGCTGCTGGATGTGGTGACCATCGTGGTGCTGATCAGCGGATTGTATCTGTGGTGGGCTAAGCGCCGCCGCCGCCGTTCAACGGTCACAGCGATCGCGGGATTGCAGGCTGTGGCGCGATGA
- a CDS encoding TonB-dependent siderophore receptor: protein MGSEHRIIVGAAVAAALMGTPPEASAQTVRDPSVALPAVTVHSPDRRVARPAAARRTAQRGAPRVSARAPGAAAPAVQPVSASNTSDRYLDKSSGTATKTDTPVLETAQSISTVTRRQMDDQNVQTVGNALRYTAGVISDADTNARYDSIFMRGFGSFGLTTSYVSYLDGLKLPRGQAFAVASIDPFLLDRVDVLKGPSAMLYGQSSPGGLVNMISRMPSATPFNEFRVEGGTYGRIQAGLTSQGKLDKEGHWLYSLTAIGRQSGTRYDGVDEQRVAVAPAITWAPDMDTRLTIQSYYQNDPQGGYFNSIYAKSLAPAQYRPYLNSKLNVGDPNFDHFKREQYGVGYQFDKRLNDVVSLYSALRYGHVQTDFQSLQMNAAITPTGQLPRWGIRSLEDVDNLAADNRLQFDFGTGALQHKLVTGVDYQETRSNWIYQIGGATALDVVNPVYGQPVGPFATFFNNGQTLSQAGIYAQDQISLGGWRATLGVRHDWADQTTDNRIAGSRSSQSDAKTTYRAGLLYRFDNGVAPYVSYATSFEPVTGVSANGLPFVPTTGEQYEAGVKYQPTFLPILLTAAVFDIRQQNVQSPSATPGFFVQQGEVRSTGVELEARGNVTDSLELVGALTFLDTRVTKSTDALLLGMRPQAVPDFYGSLWANYTFRTGPVTGLTLGAGVRHVGATFGDDYNTLRTAAYTVADLALKYELGHLTRSLNGAALTLNVNNLFDKEYYSSCSSGFYCQYANRRTVLAGLRYRW from the coding sequence GGCGTCCGCGCAGACCGTGCGCGATCCATCGGTGGCGCTTCCCGCGGTCACCGTGCACTCGCCCGACCGTCGCGTCGCTCGGCCTGCTGCCGCACGCCGTACGGCTCAGCGTGGTGCGCCGCGCGTGTCGGCCCGCGCGCCAGGCGCGGCTGCGCCGGCCGTGCAGCCCGTCAGCGCCTCCAACACCTCCGATCGCTATCTCGACAAGTCGTCGGGTACGGCCACCAAGACCGACACGCCGGTGCTGGAAACCGCGCAGTCGATCTCCACCGTGACCCGCCGGCAGATGGACGACCAGAATGTCCAGACCGTCGGCAATGCACTGCGCTACACCGCTGGCGTGATCTCCGATGCCGACACCAATGCGCGCTACGACTCGATCTTCATGCGTGGCTTCGGCTCGTTTGGTCTGACCACGAGCTATGTCAGCTATCTCGATGGGCTGAAGCTGCCGCGCGGCCAGGCCTTTGCCGTTGCGTCCATCGATCCCTTCCTGCTCGATCGCGTCGACGTGCTGAAGGGCCCTTCGGCCATGCTCTATGGCCAGAGCAGCCCCGGCGGCCTCGTCAACATGATCAGCCGCATGCCGAGCGCCACGCCCTTCAATGAATTCCGTGTCGAGGGCGGCACCTATGGCCGCATCCAGGCGGGACTCACCAGTCAGGGTAAGCTCGATAAGGAAGGCCACTGGCTCTACAGCCTCACCGCCATCGGCCGCCAATCCGGTACGCGCTATGACGGTGTCGATGAGCAGCGCGTTGCGGTTGCGCCGGCCATCACCTGGGCGCCGGACATGGACACGCGCCTGACGATCCAGAGCTACTATCAGAACGATCCGCAGGGCGGCTATTTCAACTCGATCTACGCAAAGTCGCTCGCACCTGCGCAGTATCGGCCGTACCTAAACTCGAAGCTCAATGTCGGCGATCCCAATTTCGATCACTTCAAGCGCGAGCAATATGGCGTCGGCTACCAGTTCGACAAACGCCTCAATGACGTGGTCAGCCTGTATTCGGCCCTGCGCTACGGCCATGTGCAGACCGATTTCCAGTCGCTGCAGATGAATGCGGCGATCACCCCCACCGGCCAGCTGCCGCGCTGGGGCATCCGTTCGCTCGAGGATGTCGATAACCTCGCTGCAGACAACCGCTTGCAATTCGATTTCGGCACCGGTGCCCTCCAGCACAAGCTCGTCACCGGCGTCGATTATCAGGAGACGCGCAGCAACTGGATCTACCAGATCGGCGGCGCCACCGCGCTCGACGTGGTCAATCCCGTCTACGGCCAGCCGGTCGGCCCCTTCGCGACCTTCTTCAACAACGGCCAGACGCTGTCGCAAGCCGGAATCTATGCGCAGGACCAGATCAGCCTCGGCGGCTGGCGCGCTACGCTCGGTGTGCGCCACGACTGGGCCGACCAGACAACCGACAACCGTATCGCCGGTTCGCGCTCCAGCCAGTCCGACGCCAAGACGACCTATCGCGCTGGATTGCTGTATCGCTTCGATAATGGCGTTGCGCCCTATGTGAGCTATGCGACCTCGTTCGAGCCGGTGACGGGCGTCAGTGCCAATGGCCTGCCTTTCGTGCCGACCACGGGGGAGCAGTATGAAGCCGGCGTCAAATATCAGCCGACCTTCCTGCCGATCCTGCTCACCGCCGCGGTGTTCGATATCCGCCAGCAGAACGTGCAGTCGCCGTCAGCCACCCCGGGCTTCTTCGTGCAGCAGGGTGAGGTGCGTTCCACCGGCGTCGAACTGGAAGCACGTGGCAATGTTACCGACAGCCTCGAACTCGTCGGCGCGCTCACCTTCCTCGATACGCGCGTGACAAAATCCACCGATGCGCTTCTGCTCGGCATGCGTCCGCAGGCGGTGCCGGATTTCTACGGCTCGCTCTGGGCCAACTACACCTTCCGCACCGGCCCAGTGACGGGGCTCACGCTCGGCGCCGGTGTCCGCCATGTCGGCGCGACGTTCGGTGATGATTACAACACGCTGCGCACGGCGGCCTACACTGTGGCGGATCTGGCGCTGAAATACGAACTCGGCCATCTCACCCGCAGCCTGAACGGCGCGGCACTGACGCTGAACGTCAACAACCTGTTCGACAAGGAATATTATTCGAGCTGCTCGTCGGGCTTCTATTGCCAATACGCCAACCGCCGCACGGTGCTGGCGGGGCTGCGGTATCGGTGGTGA